The genomic region TCGAGGCCACGCCGCGCCGGATCGTCGTGCTGATCGAGGCCGTTGCTCCTCGGGAGCCGGACGCTGAGCGCACGGTGAAGGGCCCGAAGCTGGCGGCCGCTTACGATGCTGACGGCGCACCGACCAAGGCGGCGCAGGGCTTCGCCCGTGGACAGAAGATCGATGTGGCCCAGCTGCAGACCGTGCTGATCGACGGCGCCGAGCACGTCGGTGTTGTCGTCACCGACACCGGCAGGGGAGCGGCCGAACTGTTGGCGGAGATCTTCGGCGCAGTGGTCACCGAGCTGCGCGCCGAGAAGAACATGCGGTGGCGGGATCCGCAGTTGTCCTATGCCCGCCCGGTGCGCTGGTTGCTGGCACTGTTCGGTGATCAGCCGATCCCGGTGGTCGCCTCGGCGATCAGCTCGGGGACGACGACCCGGGTGCACCGCGGCGCTCCTGATCCGGAACTGCCTGTCACCTCCGCGGACGGCTATCCGGCGTTCCTGGCCGGACACGGCATCGTGCTGGCCGATGCCGACCGTCGCGCCGCCGTCGTCGCCGGCGCCACCGAGCTGGCTGCCACGGTCTCCGGCATCGTCGACGCGGACGGCGAAGCTGTTCTGCTGGACCAGATCTCGGCGCTCGTGGAATTCCCGAGCCCGCTGCTCGGCTCGTTCGAGGCGCGCTATCTGGACCTTCCTGAGGCCATCCTCACGACCGTGATGCGCAAGCACCAGCGATACCTGCCTGTGCGCTCCGCGGCCGACGGCGCGCTGCTGCCGCACTTCGTCGCGGTCGCGAACGGCACCGTCGACGCGGATCTCGTCCGATCCGGCAACGAGGGTGTGCTGCGGGCCCGGTACGAGGACGCCGCCTTCTTCTGGCGCGCCGACCAGGAGATCTCGCTGGTCGATCACCGTGCGGGTCTGGAGAAGCTGACCTTTGCCGACGGACTGGGCTCGATGGCCGATCGAGCGCGACGGATCGCCGTCACAGCCAGCGCTCTGGGCGCCGTGATCGGCGTCGACGGGGACGATCACGCAACCCTCCAGCGGGCCGGCGAGCTGGCGAAGTTCGACCTCGCCACGCACATGGTCATCGAGCTGTCGAGTCTGGCCGGGACGATGGCCCGCGAGTATGCGTCGCTCGCGGGTGAGACACCTGCCGTGGCAACAGCTCTCGCCGAGATGGAACAGCCGCGTTCGGCCGGGGCGGCGCTGCCGAGCAGCACCCCGGGATCGCTGTTGGCGCTGGCGGACCGGTTCGATCTGCTCGCCGGACTCTTCGCCACCGGCGCCCGGGCCACCGGAAGCTCCGATCCGTTCGGTCTGCGCCGCGCCGCGCTCGGTGTGGTGGCCATCCTTCGCGACCAGCCGGCGCTGTCGGCGATCACCCTGTCCGTAGGTCTGCGAACAGCCGCCGATTCGCTGGTGACACAAGGGGTCCAGGTGCAGGACGGTGCGCTGTCCGAGGCCCACGAGTTCATTGTCAAGCGCTACGAGCAGGCGGTGCTGGATGCCGCCGTGGCCTACCCGCTCGTCCAGGCGGCACTGCCGCTGGCCGATGCGCCGGCCGTAGCCGACGCGGCGGTGCGGGACCTGCAGCAGCTCGCCGGCGACGCAGGGTTCCTGGCCCTGGGCGCTGCGCTGCAGCGTTCACGGCGGATCGTCGGTCCGGACACCGCGCCGGCCTACGACCCGGCCGTGCTGGTCGAGGATGCCGAGCGCCGGCTGCACGAGGTGCTGACCGGAGTTCGCGAACACTGGCACGGTGGGTCGGTGGCGGAGTTCGCTGCCGCCGCGGCACCGCTGGCCGCGCCGGTCGACGAGTTCTTCCAGAACGTGATGGTTAACGCAGACGACCCAGCACTGCGCGCGGCGCGCCAGGGATTGCTCGCGACGCTCAACGACTTCGCCGACGGTGTCGTCGACTGGGCAGCCCTGCTGGGCTGATGCCGCGCCGATCGACCTCCGCGGAACCGAGATCCCGGTTCCGCGGAGGAGGCCGCTGCTCCGCTCGGTTGTCGAGCGAGGAACGAGACGAGACACGCTCGGACGCGCCGGTTCGCAGGCTCACCGGCGCGTCTGGCGCTGCAGAGGGCTACGCATCGGCCTCCTCCGCGGCTCCGGACAGTCGCATTCGGTCGCTGCTCGTGCGAACGGAGGAAGGAGAGATCCGGGGGCCGTCGCGGGATCGTGTGGGGTAGGCAACCGGGTCGTACGCTCGATCCGTCTTCAGGGTGACTTCTGACAAGGAGTGACCATGCACCGTCCACAGGTTCTCCTCGCCGCCCTGGTGAGTGCTGTGCTGCTCGGCGGCTGCGCCGAGACCGGCACCGCATCCTCGACCGGTTCGAGGGCAGCCGGTTCGACAGTCGACTCCGCTGCGTCCACCCCTTCTTCAGGGGCCAGGCAGACCGTCTCGGCGGCTCCGACCACTGCGCCACACCCGGTCGCGGTCAGCGTGTCCAGCGGACCGCAGAACACGCCTCCGACTGTCGTTCCGCGCACCACCAGGACGACGGCATCCTCGACGCATCCGTCGAAACCCGGCCCGGCCGATCCGTTGGCGCCCTCCGAAGTGTCAGACGCCGGGGGACCCGTCCCGCCGTGCGGATACGAACAGCCGGCGATCACCCCGGGAGAGCCGGATGCGACCCCCGCCCCGGACACCTGCCAGTTCACCGGCGGCAGCCCGGCATGCCCCACCCAGGCGACAGCCGTCGTCGACAGCGGTACCACTCGTCAGGTCGAGCCGTCCGCAGCAAACCACCCGCCCATCCTGGGTGGCTTCGGCCGTTGGGGAGGGCAGCGGGGCGGGTCGATGTGCTTCACCGAGTTCGCGGATCAATCAGTTCAGATGACGAACGGCAACACAGCAATCCTGGTGGTGCACAACGACAACGCGATCATCAACGCTGAACGCATCGAGCTGGCGCGCAGCGCGGGCGTACGCGGCATCGTGTCGGGCAAGGTCGTCACCGTGATGGTCCGCGACCCCGCCCGGCCGCAGGGCGTCGAGGCTCGGCTGTACGGCCTCGACAACGGCACCGGTCCGGCCGCGGTGCCCACCGGGGCAGAGGGCCTGCGGATCTTCCTCGCCCCGGTCAGTTCGGGCCCGGCAACCGTCACGGCCTACGACAGCTCAGGTGCAGAGCTCGGCGCCGTCACGCTGCCCTGACAGTGAGCAAGCTGCTGGGTGCTGAAGGCGGGATCTCGACTCCTTCGTCGCGCGATCAGCGTCGGGTCGCGATCTCGACTCCTTCGTCGCGCGATCAGCGCCACTCGAGGTGGTCGAGCAGCGAGGAACGAGCGTGTCGAGACCCCGTCAGGTCATCGATCAGGCGAGATCTCGACTCCTGCTTCCTCGACCACCGGCGAGACCCCCGGTCAGCGCAGCGAGGCCGGATAATCCGACTCGGACGGCGCCGTGGTGGCGCGGAACCAGACCTGGAAGAACCGCTCGAGGTCCTTGCCCGACAGCTCCTCGGCGAACTCCTGCAGCTCGCCGAAGGTCGCGTTGCCGGCGTGTTCGGCCGGCCAGCGCTTGAGCAGCGAGAGGAAGGCCGTCTCGCCCATCTCCGCCCGCAGCGCGTGGATGGCCAGCGGTCCGCGGGTGTAGACGGTGGTGAACTCGCTTCCCGGCCCCATGTCGATCAGCGGGATACCCCACACCTCGTCACCGGATGAGGCCATCTGATCGTGCCACTCGGCGTCCAGATCGGCGCCGTCCACGTCCTCCCGGTACAGCCACGGAGCGTACGAGGCGAAGCACTCGTTGAGGCAGATGTCCTGCCAGCGCCGCACCAGCACGTGGTCGCCGTACCACTGATGGGCCAGCTCGTGGATGACGGTCTTTTCGTCGACCCAGTCTGCGTAGACCGGTCGGGACGCCGTCTCCAGCGCGAACGGGATGCTCTCGTCGGTGTAGATGCCGCCCGCCGAGTCGAACGGATACGCGCCGAAGTATTTCTGGAGTACCTGCAGGTATCGACCTGTCCCGGCGTCCAGCCGCGTGTCCGTGGCGTCGCCGGCGGCGATCGCGGAGTAGATCGGGATCGGTCCACTGGTGTCGGTGACGGCCGTGAAGGTGTCGATGTACAGCGGCACCAGGTAGGAGGCGACCGGCTGCTGCTGGTACCACCCGAACACGCTGGATCCAGCAGGGGCCTTCGGCAGATCCTTCGTCACCGGCACCCCGGGACCCATCACCTTCCACTTCGACGGCACCGTCACGGTGAGCGTGTAGCTCGCCGGGTCGGCCGGGTGCTCGTTGACCGGGAACCACGACGACGCGGACACCGGCTCACCGACCGCGAGTGCGCCGCCGCTGCGCGTCCGGTACCAGCCGCCGTCACCCAGTCCGGACGTGCCGCCGTTCACCGCGGTCGGCTTCCCCGCGTAGACGACCCTGACCTTCGTCCCCGTGCGGGCGCTCAAGGCCGTGCCGGGAGTGATCTCGAGCTCCGCATCCTGTTGACGGAACTGCGCCGCGATGCCGTTCACCGTCACGGAGGACACCTTCATCGGCGACTGCAGGTCGAAGTCGAAGCGCCGCAGGTCGTTCGAGGCGGTCACGGTCAGGGCGATGTCGGCGGTGCCGCGCAGCTGGTTCGTCTCCGGGACGTAGGAGATCCCGAGGTGGTAGTCCTCGACCTGGTAGCCGCCGTTGCCGGACTCGGGGTAGTAGTCGTCTCCGATCCCGACCGCGCCGATGCCGTCGGGAGCTTGTTCGTCAGCGGGTGCCGGCACCACATCGTCGTTCCCGGGTTCAGCGGGCGCGCCGTCGCTCGTCGCCGGGGCCGTTGTCTCCACCGGGGTCACCGAGGTCGGACCGGGTGTGCTCGGTGCGGTGGGCTCCGCAGCGCCCGGATCCGATGCAGTCGGATCCGATGCGGTCGGGCCCGACGAAGCACCTGTCCTGGCCGGCGCGGCGCCGGTGGTGGCTGCGACACCGTCGACGACCGAGCACCCGGTGATCAGCAGCAGGACTGCCAGCGGTCCGATCAGACGGTCGGGGCGGCGGCGTCCAGAGCGTCGGGGCATGCCTCGCACGGTAGCAATCAGTGCTGACCCGCCGCCCTGAATCAGTGACCCCTGACAGATGTCACGGTCGGATCGTGACACCCGATCCGGGTGCCACGCCCGCGGTGGCACGACAGTGGTCCCATGACCAGAACCAGTCCGATCACACCGGGCGCTGCCGGCACGCAGGAAGCGCGCGCCGGGGCCGCCGTCGACATCAGCGATCTGCACCGGTCGTTCGGGGAGGTGCGGGCCGTTCGAGGGGTCGACCTGCGCATCGCCCCCGGCGAGGTGGTGGCCTTCCTCGGCCCCAACGGCGCCGGGAAATCCACCACCATCGACATGATCCTGGGTCTCACCAGGCCCGACCGCGGCTCGGTGACGCTGTTCGGCGCCGAGCCGACCCTGGCGGTGCGCACCGGACAGGTCGGGGCGATGCTGCAGTCCGGCGCGCTGCTGCCCGACCTCTCCGTCCGGGAGCTGGTGAGCCTGTTCGCGGCGCTGCAACCGCACCCGCTGGCGGTGGACGAGGCGCTGGAGCGGGCGGGGATCTCCGACATCGCGGGCCAGCGGACCCAGAACCTGTCCGGTGGTCAGTCGCAACGGGTCCGATTCGCGCTCGCCGTCGTCGCAGATCCGGACCTGCTGGTCCTCGACGAGCCCACCGTCGCGATGGACGTGGAGGTGCGGCAGGCGTTCTGGGCCTCCATCCGGCAGTTCGCAGCGTCCGGACGGACCGTGCTGTTCGCGACCCACTACCTCCAGGAGGCGGACGACTTCGCCGATCGGATCGTCGTGATGGCCAAGGGATCGGTGGTGGCCGACGGTACCGGCGCCTCGATCAAGGAGCGGGTCAGCGGCCGCAGGTTGACAGCCGTCATCCCCGACGCGACCGGCGAACAGCTCACGGCGCTGCCGGGGGTGACCACCGTAGAACAGGTCGGTAGCCGGATGTCGTTGCAGTGCAGCGATTCCGACACAGCCCTGCGGGCGGTGCTGACACAGTTCCCGCAGATCCACGAGATCGAGATCCACCAGGCCAACCTCGAAGAGGCGTTCCTGCGCCTCGTCGCCACCGAAGGAGCAGCGTCATGAGCAGCCGCACCGCAGCCGCCCCCGACCGACGGGCTGCCACACCGCGGTCCCCGGTGGCCATGACGGTCCGCTACGCACTGCTGTCGGCGGTGAGCACCATCCGCAACGGCCGCTTCCTGGTGTTCACCGCCGCCCTGCCGGTGGCGATGTACCTGCTGTTCAACGGCCTGTACGGCCAGCAGGACGCGGGTGACGGATCCTCGCTCACCGCGAGTTCGTACCTGATGATCTCGATGGCCTGCTACGGCGCGATCGGCGGCGCCCTGAACTCCGGTGCGCGGATCGCCATCGAGCGGCAGACGGGTTGGAACCGTCAGCTGCGGCTGTCCGCCCTGCCTGGATCCGGGTACCTGATCGGCAAGGCGTTCGTCTCGCTGCTGGTGGCCGTCCCACCGATCGTGCTCGTCTTCGCCCTCGGTGCGATCGTCGGCAAGGTGCAGCTCAGCCCGCTGACGTGGGCGGTCGCAGCGGTGGCCATCTGGCTGTGCACGATCCCGTTCGCCCTGTTGGGCCTGGTGATCGGCTCGCTCGCGACCCCCGACTCGACCCAGCCGATCTCGATGCTGATCTACCTGGGCACCTCGATCCTGGGTGGGCTGTGGGTGCCGATCGACCAGTTCTCCGCGTTCCTGCAGCACCTCGCCAGGTTCGTCCCCACCTACTGGATCGCCGGCATCGGGCGGGACGCGGTGGACGGCTCGGGGCTCCGACTGATGGGCGTCGCGGTACTGCTGGGCTGGACGATCGTCCTGGGTGCGATCGGCGTCATCGCCTACCGGCGCAGCGGCGACCGGGTGTGAGCAGCTCGACCCGCGCCTGGATCCCAGGGTCTGCCGTTTCCGACCCGGTGGGTCCGGGGTCGAGGCACAATGCCGACATGCAGAACGTGATGCTGCGCCGATGGGGCTGGCGGTGGGAGCCGGGGTCGACGAAATGGGTCCTGGGCTCCAGCGTTGCCCTGCTGTATGCAGGGGTGTTCCTGGTCGGTCTGCTCACGCAGCCGGCCCAGGCCGGCGCCCGATGGACGGCGGTGGTCTTGCTCGTTGCCATGATGGCCGGCTACGCCGTCCTGCCCGCAGGGGCGATGTCGGCGCCGCTGCGCACCAGGTGGGCGGTCCTGATCGTGATCCTCACGCTGGCCGCGGCGCAGATCGTCGTCGTCGGGCCAGGATTCGTCGGGGTGCTGATGTTCCCCGGCATCCTCGCCGGCGCGTTGCTGCCCACGCGCCAGACGATCATCACCGTCGTCGCGATCGGCGCCGCCATGGTGCTGATCGCCGGGTCCGACAGCTGGGAACTGGCTGCTACCGAGGTGGCCATGGCCCTGTGGATGCATGCGTTCTTCTCCAACATCCGGCTCACGATCCAGCTGCGGGCCGCACAGGACGAGCTGGCGGTGGCAGCCGTGGCGCAGGAGCGCCGCCGCATCGCTCGCGACCTGCACGACATCCTGGGCCACTCGTTGACCGCGATCTCGGTGAAAGCTGCACTGGCGGAGCGGTTGTCGAGCATCGACCCGGTCCGAGCCGCGCAGGAATCGAACGAGGTGGGTCAGATCGCCCGGGGAGCGCTGGCCGACGTCCGGGCCACCGCATCGGGGATGCGGGAGGCATCGCTGGCCGGCGAGCTCGCGGTGGCGCGGTCGATCCTGGCGGCCGCGGGCATCGCCGCCGATCTCCCGCGCGCGGTGGACGAGGTCACCGAACAGGGGCACCGGTTGTTCGGCTTCGTCGTGCGGGAGGCGGTCACCAACGTGGTGCGGCACTCCGGAGCCTCGCGATGTTCGGTCACCCTGGGCTCGCGCTGGGTCGAGATCGTGGACGACGGGAAGGGGTTCGTCCAGGGCAGGTCACCGGAATCCGGGAGCAGCGGACTCGCCGGTCTGTCGGAGCGGGTCGCAGCGCAGGGTGGCAGGCTGACCGTCGGATCCGCTGCGCCGCAAGGGTTCTCGGTGCGCGCAGAGCTAGCTCCGGTGTGACGATGGAGACGATCCGGGTGCTGGTGGCTGACGACCAGGCCCTGATCCGCGGTGCCCTGCAGGCCCTGCTGGATCTCAACGACGACCTCGAGGTGGTGGCGGCGGTCGGCTCGGGCGACGCCGTGGTGCCGGCCGCTCTCGAGCATCGTCCGGACGTGGCTCTGCTCGACGTCCAGATGCCAGGACTGGACGGCCTGGCAGCAGCGGCAGCACTGCGGGAGCGGATGCCGAGCTGCCGGGTGATCATCGTGACGACCTTCGGCCGCCCCGGTTACCTCCGTCGCGCGATGGAGGCCGGAGCGACTGGGTTCCTCATCAAGGATGCGGCGCCGGAGGCGCTGGCCGAGGCCATCCGGCGGGTGCACGCCGGCCTGCGGGTGGTCGATCCGGAACTGGCGACGGAATCGCTGACCCTGGGGACCTCACCGCTGAGCGGCCGCGAGCGGGACGTGTTGGTCGCGGCCGTCGGTGGCGCAACGGTCGCGCAGCTCGCTCGACGACTGTTCCTCTCCGAAGGGACCGTGCGCAACCACCTGTCGGCGGCGATCGGCAAGACCGGCGCTTCGACCCGAGCGGAAGCGGTGCGACTGGCCGACGAGCGCGGGTGGCTCTGACGTGTCGAACGATCTTTACAACGCGGCATGCGCGTTGCACCGACGGATGGCGCTGGCCTGCACGGCCGCCGGTGATGCGGGGTTGCCGGGGACCTTCCGGGTCTGGGAGCAGGACGGGGTGCTGGCCGTGCTGGTCAGCGATCCCGGACTGGACTTCCTGTCGACCATCAGCGGCGTGACGGTCGACACGGTGGAGGCGGCGATCGCGCTGGCCGAAGACCCGTGCTGGCAGGAGGTTTCGCCGTTCCTGGTCCTGTCCGACGAGGTCAGTGCTGCCTGCGAGCCGTCGCTCTGGGCCGCGGATCTGTGGCCCACGTCCGAGCGGCTGACGGCTGTGGTGCGGCCGACATGGATGACCAGTGCTGCGTCCCGGACAGCGGAGTCACTGTCGGTGGTCCCGGCCCCCCCGGTCACCGCCGGCACGCAGGATCCGTTCACGACGGTCCTGCTGGCCGGCTACCAGGTCCACGGCCCGGTCGCGGCGTTCATCGACGCCGAGCACCGTCATCCGGCGGTCCACCGGTTCCTCGCCCTGGAGCAGCAGACTTCCATCGCGGCTGCGGGACTGACGATCCACGACGGGGTTGCTGTCCTGGGCGGCGCCTCGACGCTTCCGGCACGCCGGGGTCGCGGGGCGCAGTCCGCGTTGCTGCAGCACCGTCTCGGGATCGCCGCAGATGCGGGCGTCGGGTCGGCCGTGGCCACCGCGACCCCCGATTCGGTCAGTGCCCGCAACCTCGTTGCGGCCGGCTTCGCCATCCACCGCCAGGTCCGGTGGCAGCACGTCTGAGGTCTGCTCACGCGGTCAGCGCAGGTGTCGCAGGTACCGTTCCGGCGCCTGCAGGAACGAGCTCCAGTTCCGTACGAGATCGGTGTCCTGCCAGGGGGTTTCGACGAGTCCCTCATCCCCGACCTCGATCACCGTCGCGCCGGGCGTTGCGGCGATGAG from Nakamurella sp. A5-74 harbors:
- a CDS encoding response regulator transcription factor, with protein sequence METIRVLVADDQALIRGALQALLDLNDDLEVVAAVGSGDAVVPAALEHRPDVALLDVQMPGLDGLAAAAALRERMPSCRVIIVTTFGRPGYLRRAMEAGATGFLIKDAAPEALAEAIRRVHAGLRVVDPELATESLTLGTSPLSGRERDVLVAAVGGATVAQLARRLFLSEGTVRNHLSAAIGKTGASTRAEAVRLADERGWL
- a CDS encoding sensor histidine kinase, with protein sequence MQNVMLRRWGWRWEPGSTKWVLGSSVALLYAGVFLVGLLTQPAQAGARWTAVVLLVAMMAGYAVLPAGAMSAPLRTRWAVLIVILTLAAAQIVVVGPGFVGVLMFPGILAGALLPTRQTIITVVAIGAAMVLIAGSDSWELAATEVAMALWMHAFFSNIRLTIQLRAAQDELAVAAVAQERRRIARDLHDILGHSLTAISVKAALAERLSSIDPVRAAQESNEVGQIARGALADVRATASGMREASLAGELAVARSILAAAGIAADLPRAVDEVTEQGHRLFGFVVREAVTNVVRHSGASRCSVTLGSRWVEIVDDGKGFVQGRSPESGSSGLAGLSERVAAQGGRLTVGSAAPQGFSVRAELAPV
- a CDS encoding GNAT family N-acetyltransferase produces the protein MSNDLYNAACALHRRMALACTAAGDAGLPGTFRVWEQDGVLAVLVSDPGLDFLSTISGVTVDTVEAAIALAEDPCWQEVSPFLVLSDEVSAACEPSLWAADLWPTSERLTAVVRPTWMTSAASRTAESLSVVPAPPVTAGTQDPFTTVLLAGYQVHGPVAAFIDAEHRHPAVHRFLALEQQTSIAAAGLTIHDGVAVLGGASTLPARRGRGAQSALLQHRLGIAADAGVGSAVATATPDSVSARNLVAAGFAIHRQVRWQHV
- a CDS encoding M1 family aminopeptidase; translated protein: MPRRSGRRRPDRLIGPLAVLLLITGCSVVDGVAATTGAAPARTGASSGPTASDPTASDPGAAEPTAPSTPGPTSVTPVETTAPATSDGAPAEPGNDDVVPAPADEQAPDGIGAVGIGDDYYPESGNGGYQVEDYHLGISYVPETNQLRGTADIALTVTASNDLRRFDFDLQSPMKVSSVTVNGIAAQFRQQDAELEITPGTALSARTGTKVRVVYAGKPTAVNGGTSGLGDGGWYRTRSGGALAVGEPVSASSWFPVNEHPADPASYTLTVTVPSKWKVMGPGVPVTKDLPKAPAGSSVFGWYQQQPVASYLVPLYIDTFTAVTDTSGPIPIYSAIAAGDATDTRLDAGTGRYLQVLQKYFGAYPFDSAGGIYTDESIPFALETASRPVYADWVDEKTVIHELAHQWYGDHVLVRRWQDICLNECFASYAPWLYREDVDGADLDAEWHDQMASSGDEVWGIPLIDMGPGSEFTTVYTRGPLAIHALRAEMGETAFLSLLKRWPAEHAGNATFGELQEFAEELSGKDLERFFQVWFRATTAPSESDYPASLR
- a CDS encoding glycine--tRNA ligase, giving the protein MSSSTSSARPTADPAALTLQDVLLTLQRFWTERGAMVVQPFNTEVGAGTGNPATMLRVLGPEPWRVGYVEPSVRPDDARYGENPNRLQMHTQFQVILKPDPGNPQEIYLESLQAIGVDTDAHDIRFVEDNWAAPPLGSWGLGWEVWLDGLEITQFTYFQQAGGLTLDPVSVEITYGVERIVMALQGVSHFKDIAYAPGITYGEVYGQSEYEMSRYYLDDADIGVNQALFDQFAAEAEKMIELRLPVPAYVMVLKCSHAFNVLDARGAISTTERAKAFARMRTLTRGSAQLWAERRAELGHPLGVVEPLPAAELPASLPEFTEPATVLFEIGLEELPWTEVTRSRDLVLAAVTAKLGASRLDHGAITVEATPRRIVVLIEAVAPREPDAERTVKGPKLAAAYDADGAPTKAAQGFARGQKIDVAQLQTVLIDGAEHVGVVVTDTGRGAAELLAEIFGAVVTELRAEKNMRWRDPQLSYARPVRWLLALFGDQPIPVVASAISSGTTTRVHRGAPDPELPVTSADGYPAFLAGHGIVLADADRRAAVVAGATELAATVSGIVDADGEAVLLDQISALVEFPSPLLGSFEARYLDLPEAILTTVMRKHQRYLPVRSAADGALLPHFVAVANGTVDADLVRSGNEGVLRARYEDAAFFWRADQEISLVDHRAGLEKLTFADGLGSMADRARRIAVTASALGAVIGVDGDDHATLQRAGELAKFDLATHMVIELSSLAGTMAREYASLAGETPAVATALAEMEQPRSAGAALPSSTPGSLLALADRFDLLAGLFATGARATGSSDPFGLRRAALGVVAILRDQPALSAITLSVGLRTAADSLVTQGVQVQDGALSEAHEFIVKRYEQAVLDAAVAYPLVQAALPLADAPAVADAAVRDLQQLAGDAGFLALGAALQRSRRIVGPDTAPAYDPAVLVEDAERRLHEVLTGVREHWHGGSVAEFAAAAAPLAAPVDEFFQNVMVNADDPALRAARQGLLATLNDFADGVVDWAALLG
- a CDS encoding ABC transporter ATP-binding protein, producing the protein MTRTSPITPGAAGTQEARAGAAVDISDLHRSFGEVRAVRGVDLRIAPGEVVAFLGPNGAGKSTTIDMILGLTRPDRGSVTLFGAEPTLAVRTGQVGAMLQSGALLPDLSVRELVSLFAALQPHPLAVDEALERAGISDIAGQRTQNLSGGQSQRVRFALAVVADPDLLVLDEPTVAMDVEVRQAFWASIRQFAASGRTVLFATHYLQEADDFADRIVVMAKGSVVADGTGASIKERVSGRRLTAVIPDATGEQLTALPGVTTVEQVGSRMSLQCSDSDTALRAVLTQFPQIHEIEIHQANLEEAFLRLVATEGAAS
- a CDS encoding ABC transporter permease; the protein is MSSRTAAAPDRRAATPRSPVAMTVRYALLSAVSTIRNGRFLVFTAALPVAMYLLFNGLYGQQDAGDGSSLTASSYLMISMACYGAIGGALNSGARIAIERQTGWNRQLRLSALPGSGYLIGKAFVSLLVAVPPIVLVFALGAIVGKVQLSPLTWAVAAVAIWLCTIPFALLGLVIGSLATPDSTQPISMLIYLGTSILGGLWVPIDQFSAFLQHLARFVPTYWIAGIGRDAVDGSGLRLMGVAVLLGWTIVLGAIGVIAYRRSGDRV